The following coding sequences are from one Mesorhizobium onobrychidis window:
- the trbG gene encoding P-type conjugative transfer protein TrbG — protein MKNKMSSVRAALILSASAAVLCACAAKPVPPPQISYDAAEFKPAAIEKAPEKPVKVVEVPKPLPLPGQLQPEPGKIVADKRSPEERVADANKAATQQPTKYGYVNAVQVYPYTEGALYQLYAAPERVVDIALQPGEKLSSVSAGDTVRWVIGDTVSGSGDNQRTHVLVKPFASGLSTNLVISTNRRTYHLQLQSTEKTAMAAISWTYSEDQIIALRRSNAQAEAAMPVASNLALENIRFRYSIAGDSPPWRPTRAFDDGSKVYIEFPRRIDQGEAPPLFVVGADGDSQLVNYRMRGNYYIVDRLFAAAELRLGAKQQQVVRITRTDGRQPPRRIALFARSGR, from the coding sequence ATGAAGAATAAAATGTCCTCGGTCCGTGCCGCGCTGATTCTATCGGCGTCGGCAGCGGTCCTCTGCGCCTGTGCAGCGAAGCCGGTACCGCCACCTCAGATTTCTTATGACGCTGCTGAGTTCAAACCGGCGGCAATTGAAAAGGCCCCGGAAAAGCCGGTCAAGGTCGTCGAGGTGCCAAAGCCCCTGCCGCTACCCGGCCAACTGCAGCCCGAACCGGGCAAAATCGTTGCAGACAAGCGCTCCCCTGAAGAACGTGTCGCAGATGCCAACAAGGCGGCGACGCAGCAGCCCACCAAGTATGGCTATGTCAACGCGGTACAGGTCTATCCCTACACGGAAGGCGCACTTTACCAGCTCTACGCCGCACCCGAGCGCGTCGTCGACATCGCGCTGCAACCAGGCGAGAAACTCTCATCCGTCTCGGCCGGCGACACGGTGCGCTGGGTGATTGGCGACACCGTCAGTGGATCCGGCGACAACCAGCGAACCCATGTGCTGGTGAAGCCCTTCGCATCGGGGCTCAGCACCAATCTGGTCATCAGCACCAACCGGCGGACCTATCACCTGCAGCTTCAAAGCACGGAAAAGACGGCTATGGCGGCGATTTCCTGGACCTACAGCGAGGACCAGATCATCGCGCTTCGCCGGAGCAACGCTCAAGCCGAGGCAGCCATGCCGGTGGCGTCGAATCTGGCGCTCGAGAATATCCGCTTCCGCTATTCGATCGCTGGCGACTCGCCGCCTTGGAGGCCGACGCGTGCCTTCGACGATGGCAGCAAGGTCTATATCGAATTCCCGCGCCGCATCGATCAGGGCGAGGCGCCGCCGCTTTTCGTCGTCGGAGCTGACGGAGACAGCCAGCTCGTCAATTACCGCATGCGCGGCAACTATTACATCGTCGATCGCCTCTTTGCCGCGGCCGAACTGCGGCTCGGCGCCAAGCAGCAGCAGGTGGTCCGCATCACCAGAACTGACGGCCGGCAACCGCCCCGGCGGATAGCACTTTTTGCGCGTTCCGGCAGGTGA
- the trbF gene encoding conjugal transfer protein TrbF, which produces MLFKRPVQRYGKTPEPVTPYQKAGQLWDERIGSARVQARNWRLMAFGSLALAIGLSGGLMWQSMQSRDVPYVVEVDRFGEARAVAPAIQNYEPSDAQIAWHLGRFVSNVRAISTDPVLVRQNWLSAYDFATDRAALFLNEYAKANDPFGKIGTRSVSVQVTSVVRASDNSFQVKWAEQVYERGSLASTSRWTAILTVVIRPPSNADQLRRNPLGVFINAIDWSRELDSAAPTPVSPKESANEE; this is translated from the coding sequence ATGCTCTTCAAGCGACCCGTTCAGCGTTACGGGAAGACACCCGAACCCGTCACACCGTATCAAAAGGCCGGCCAGCTCTGGGATGAGCGTATCGGGTCCGCCCGCGTTCAAGCCAGGAACTGGCGGCTCATGGCCTTCGGCAGCCTGGCACTGGCGATCGGGCTTTCCGGCGGGCTGATGTGGCAATCGATGCAAAGCCGCGACGTTCCCTACGTCGTCGAGGTCGACCGGTTCGGCGAAGCACGCGCCGTCGCACCAGCGATCCAGAACTACGAGCCGTCGGATGCACAAATTGCCTGGCACCTCGGCCGATTCGTTTCGAATGTCCGCGCCATCTCCACCGATCCGGTGCTGGTGCGCCAGAACTGGCTTTCGGCCTACGATTTCGCCACCGACCGTGCCGCTCTTTTCCTCAATGAATACGCAAAGGCGAACGACCCGTTCGGAAAGATCGGTACGCGCAGTGTTTCGGTGCAGGTCACCAGTGTCGTGAGAGCCTCCGACAACTCCTTCCAGGTCAAGTGGGCCGAACAGGTCTATGAGCGCGGCAGCCTTGCCAGCACCAGTCGCTGGACCGCGATCCTTACAGTGGTGATCCGCCCGCCAAGCAATGCAGACCAGCTGCGCCGAAATCCCCTTGGCGTCTTCATCAATGCCATCGACTGGTCGCGCGAACTCGACAGCGCCGCGCCGACACCCGTTTCCCCGAAGGAGTCCGCCAATGAAGAATAA
- the trbL gene encoding P-type conjugative transfer protein TrbL: protein MNDLGVIDRFMETFIRYIDSGFGLLSGDVAFLTTILIGIDITLAGLAWALGGEPNVLGRLTRKVLYVGVFAFILNNFKNLSDLIYRSFAGLGINASSGTLSPDNLLRPGRIAAAGFEGAWPLLDHASRLLGFPEFFGNALTIFVLLVAWFLVIIAFFILSIQLFITILEFKLTTLAGFILVPFALWNRSAFLAERVLGNVISSGIKVMVLAVIVGIGSTLFGEFASALQGKEPDLAAAMAQVLGALALLGLGVFGPGIASGLVSGAPQLGAGAALGTTAAAAGASLVAGGAAFAGARMATGGSLAAVRAGTTMGSAASTAWQIGRATSPDSGLSGVAAGMHGVTSAVAGAAIGRARSAAEPVRRSADAGREVAWTATGGTPTASMTGSPAAASSDTAPTWARRLRAEQTARAHRHTAMQALREGDRPGGSANPSLNDKDD, encoded by the coding sequence ATGAACGACCTCGGCGTCATTGATCGCTTCATGGAGACCTTCATCCGCTATATTGATAGCGGGTTCGGCCTGCTTTCGGGCGACGTCGCCTTCCTAACTACGATCCTGATCGGCATCGACATCACACTGGCAGGCCTGGCCTGGGCGCTCGGCGGCGAACCCAATGTTCTCGGGCGGCTCACCCGGAAGGTGCTTTATGTCGGCGTCTTCGCCTTCATCCTGAACAATTTCAAGAATCTCTCCGACCTCATCTACCGCTCCTTTGCCGGCCTCGGCATAAACGCCTCATCAGGCACTCTCTCCCCGGACAATCTCCTGCGCCCCGGCCGCATTGCCGCCGCTGGCTTCGAGGGCGCCTGGCCGCTGCTCGATCACGCAAGCCGGCTTCTTGGCTTCCCCGAGTTCTTCGGCAACGCGCTCACCATCTTCGTGCTGCTTGTGGCCTGGTTCCTGGTCATCATCGCCTTCTTCATTCTTTCCATCCAGCTCTTCATTACCATCCTGGAGTTCAAGCTCACGACGCTGGCCGGTTTCATTCTGGTGCCTTTCGCACTCTGGAATCGGTCGGCCTTTCTGGCCGAGCGCGTGCTCGGCAATGTGATCTCATCGGGCATAAAGGTCATGGTGCTCGCCGTCATCGTCGGCATCGGCTCCACGCTCTTCGGCGAGTTCGCTTCCGCGCTGCAAGGCAAGGAGCCGGATCTGGCCGCCGCCATGGCACAGGTGCTTGGCGCGCTGGCCCTGCTTGGGCTTGGCGTCTTCGGGCCGGGGATCGCCTCGGGTCTTGTCTCTGGTGCACCGCAGCTTGGCGCGGGCGCCGCGCTCGGAACCACGGCGGCCGCCGCTGGTGCATCGCTCGTTGCCGGAGGTGCGGCGTTTGCCGGCGCGCGCATGGCAACCGGCGGCAGTCTTGCCGCAGTCCGCGCCGGCACAACCATGGGATCGGCTGCTTCCACGGCTTGGCAGATCGGACGTGCAACCTCGCCCGACTCCGGCCTTTCCGGCGTAGCTGCTGGAATGCACGGCGTCACAAGTGCCGTCGCCGGCGCCGCGATAGGCAGAGCGCGATCAGCTGCCGAACCTGTCAGGCGCAGCGCCGATGCCGGCCGTGAGGTCGCCTGGACTGCGACCGGCGGTACGCCGACCGCGTCAATGACCGGAAGTCCTGCCGCTGCGAGCTCCGACACTGCGCCGACCTGGGCGAGGCGCCTTCGTGCCGAACAGACCGCGCGAGCCCATCGTCACACCGCGATGCAAGCCCTCCGTGAGGGCGATCGGCCGGGCGGCAGCGCCAATCCCTCCCTCAACGATAAGGACGACTAG
- the trbJ gene encoding P-type conjugative transfer protein TrbJ: MMRRRLLTSLITVSLIAKPMADYIQPASALIVFDPSNYAQNVLTAARSLEQINNQIQSLQNQATMLQNMARNLQRLDFSSVGQLTGALHRVDGLMEQASGLSFDLDQLQDQWRKQYPESYDAAIKVSDVASAARERWQSAMQAFRQTMGVQSQIVENVRTDGDLLSDLVNRSQGAAGSLQASQATNQLIALSTKQQMQIQTLLATQFRAEAEDAARKAQSEEAARETTRRFLGSGTAYPGN, from the coding sequence ATGATGCGGCGCCGCCTTCTCACCAGCCTGATCACCGTTTCCCTGATCGCCAAACCGATGGCCGACTACATCCAGCCGGCCTCCGCCCTGATCGTGTTCGATCCGTCGAACTATGCGCAGAACGTGCTGACGGCGGCACGCTCGCTGGAGCAGATCAACAACCAGATTCAGTCGCTGCAAAACCAGGCGACCATGCTGCAGAACATGGCGCGCAACCTTCAGCGTCTGGACTTTTCCTCGGTTGGTCAACTCACCGGCGCGCTCCATCGCGTCGACGGGTTGATGGAGCAGGCGAGCGGGCTGAGCTTTGATCTCGACCAGCTTCAAGACCAGTGGCGCAAGCAATATCCGGAAAGCTACGACGCCGCGATCAAGGTCAGCGACGTGGCGAGCGCCGCGCGCGAGCGCTGGCAGAGCGCGATGCAGGCATTCCGCCAGACCATGGGCGTCCAGTCGCAGATTGTCGAGAACGTCCGTACCGATGGCGACCTGCTGTCCGATCTCGTCAACCGCAGCCAAGGCGCGGCCGGTTCGCTTCAGGCAAGCCAGGCCACCAACCAGCTCATCGCCCTCTCCACCAAGCAGCAGATGCAGATCCAGACGCTGCTCGCGACGCAGTTTCGGGCTGAGGCTGAGGATGCGGCGCGCAAGGCGCAGTCCGAGGAAGCTGCCCGCGAGACCACGCGGCGCTTCCTTGGCTCCGGCACAGCCTATCCCGGCAACTGA
- the trbE gene encoding conjugal transfer protein TrbE: protein MLKLSEYRSKAERLADHLPWAALVAPGIVLNKDGSFQRTFRFRGPDLESATEAELVGICARANNALRRLGSGWALFFEAERIEALDYPSSRFPDAASWLVDEERRAAFEGKVAHFESRHHLTLLFMPPPDGQARAESALVDAHRCEGARDWHQELARFRDETDRVLDLLSGFMPEVRVLDDAETLTYLHGTISTGRHPVAVPETTMYLDGVLVDAPLTGGLEPMLGDQHLRTLTILGFPNVARPGILDALNHQEFAYRWMTRFIPLGKTQATKTLTRLRRQWFAKRKSIAAILREVVSNEPVPLLDSDADNKALDADAALQALGGDHVGFGYLTTTVTVWDEDHQAAAEKLRAVERIVNGLGFTTIRESTNAVEAWLGSLPGHVYANIRQPLVHTLNLAHLMPLSSVWAGPAANEHLAKITQREAPPLLFAQASGSTPFRLSTNVDDVGHMLVVGPTGAGKSVLLGLIALQFRRYAGAQVYVFDKGNSARAATLAMGGEHHALGADSTSAFQPLRNIDKQVICTWAAEWITGLIAHENVTVTPEVKEAIWSALTSLATAPAQERTLTGLSILLQSNELKSALMPYTLDGPFGRLLDADDDRLALSDVQCFETEELMHQEGAVVPVLTYLFHRLEERFDGRPTLLMLDEAWVYLDNQLFAARIREWLKVLRKRNVSVVFATQSLADIAGSSIAPVIIESCPQRIFLPNDRAVEPQARAAYERFGLNERQIELIARATPKRHYYLQSRRGNRLFELGLGPIALALCGTSDPATQSLIDTILSEHGQDSFASRFLSARGLDWAAELLRQFHQPNKEQSS, encoded by the coding sequence ATGCTGAAGCTTTCAGAATACCGCAGCAAAGCCGAAAGGCTTGCCGACCATCTGCCCTGGGCCGCATTGGTCGCGCCAGGCATCGTGCTCAACAAGGACGGCAGCTTTCAGCGGACCTTCCGGTTCCGCGGGCCCGATCTCGAAAGCGCGACGGAAGCGGAACTTGTCGGCATATGCGCGCGGGCGAACAATGCGCTGAGAAGGCTCGGCTCCGGCTGGGCATTGTTCTTTGAGGCCGAGCGCATCGAAGCGCTGGACTATCCGAGCTCGCGTTTTCCCGACGCAGCGTCATGGCTGGTCGACGAAGAACGGCGCGCGGCGTTCGAGGGCAAGGTCGCGCACTTCGAGAGCCGTCATCACCTGACCTTGCTGTTCATGCCGCCGCCGGATGGCCAGGCACGTGCCGAAAGCGCGCTGGTCGATGCGCATCGTTGCGAAGGCGCGAGAGACTGGCATCAGGAGTTGGCGCGGTTCCGTGACGAGACCGACCGGGTTCTGGATCTTCTGTCGGGCTTCATGCCCGAAGTGCGCGTTCTCGACGATGCAGAGACGCTGACTTATCTCCACGGCACAATCTCGACCGGCCGCCATCCAGTGGCCGTGCCAGAAACAACGATGTATCTCGACGGCGTCCTCGTCGATGCGCCGCTTACCGGTGGCTTGGAGCCGATGCTGGGCGACCAGCACCTGCGCACGCTCACAATCCTCGGTTTCCCAAACGTCGCGCGGCCCGGAATCCTCGATGCGCTCAATCATCAGGAATTCGCCTATCGCTGGATGACGCGCTTCATTCCGCTCGGCAAGACGCAAGCCACAAAGACACTGACGCGCTTGCGGCGGCAGTGGTTTGCCAAGCGCAAGTCGATTGCGGCCATCCTGCGCGAGGTCGTGAGCAATGAACCCGTCCCGCTCCTCGACAGCGATGCCGATAACAAGGCACTCGATGCCGACGCAGCACTTCAGGCTTTGGGCGGCGATCACGTCGGCTTCGGCTACCTCACGACAACGGTGACGGTGTGGGACGAGGATCACCAAGCCGCCGCGGAAAAACTTCGCGCGGTCGAACGCATCGTCAACGGCCTCGGCTTCACCACAATCCGTGAAAGCACCAATGCGGTCGAGGCGTGGCTCGGCTCGTTGCCCGGTCATGTCTATGCCAACATTCGCCAGCCGCTCGTTCACACGCTGAACCTTGCCCATCTCATGCCGCTGTCGTCGGTGTGGGCCGGCCCGGCGGCGAACGAGCATCTGGCCAAGATCACCCAGCGGGAGGCCCCGCCGCTTCTGTTTGCCCAGGCCAGCGGGTCGACACCGTTCCGGCTTTCCACCAATGTCGACGATGTCGGCCATATGTTGGTCGTTGGTCCGACCGGTGCCGGCAAGTCGGTTCTGCTTGGCCTGATTGCTCTGCAGTTCCGACGCTATGCCGGCGCGCAGGTGTACGTCTTCGACAAGGGCAATTCCGCGCGTGCCGCAACGCTTGCCATGGGTGGAGAGCACCACGCGCTAGGCGCCGACAGCACGTCTGCCTTTCAGCCGCTGCGTAACATCGACAAGCAGGTTATCTGCACCTGGGCAGCAGAATGGATCACCGGCCTCATTGCCCATGAGAACGTCACCGTTACGCCGGAGGTGAAGGAGGCGATCTGGTCGGCACTGACCAGCCTTGCCACCGCGCCGGCGCAGGAACGTACGCTGACCGGCCTGTCGATCCTGCTTCAGTCCAATGAACTGAAGTCTGCATTGATGCCCTACACGCTGGACGGCCCCTTCGGCCGGCTGCTCGATGCTGATGATGATCGGCTGGCTCTGTCGGATGTGCAGTGTTTCGAGACCGAGGAGTTGATGCATCAGGAAGGCGCCGTTGTGCCGGTGCTCACCTATCTGTTCCACCGGCTCGAGGAGCGCTTCGACGGTCGGCCGACGCTGCTCATGCTCGATGAGGCGTGGGTGTATCTCGACAACCAGCTCTTTGCCGCCCGCATCCGCGAGTGGCTGAAGGTGCTGCGAAAGCGGAACGTGTCGGTTGTCTTCGCGACGCAGTCGCTTGCCGACATTGCAGGCTCTTCGATCGCGCCGGTGATCATCGAGAGCTGTCCACAGCGCATTTTTCTTCCCAATGACCGTGCCGTGGAACCGCAGGCGCGGGCGGCCTACGAGCGCTTCGGTCTGAACGAGCGGCAGATCGAACTGATCGCCCGCGCCACGCCGAAGCGCCATTACTATTTGCAGTCGCGCCGTGGCAACCGTCTCTTCGAACTCGGGCTTGGCCCCATTGCTCTGGCGCTGTGCGGCACTTCCGATCCGGCCACTCAGAGCCTGATCGACACCATCCTGTCCGAGCACGGGCAGGACAGCTTTGCATCGCGTTTCCTGAGCGCACGCGGCCTCGATTGGGCCGCCGAGCTTCTCCGGCAATTCCATCAACCAAACAAGGAGCAATCGTCATGA
- a CDS encoding VirB3 family type IV secretion system protein: protein MASGQQHIEGFEVPVHQALTEPILLGGAPRAVAILNGTVAAAIGLGLQQWIAGLALWIAGHTLAVFAARRDPDFAGVLVRHLRQKGWFGC, encoded by the coding sequence ATGGCGAGCGGACAGCAGCATATCGAGGGCTTTGAAGTTCCCGTTCACCAGGCCCTGACCGAACCGATCCTGCTGGGCGGTGCGCCGCGAGCCGTGGCGATCCTCAATGGCACAGTGGCCGCCGCCATCGGCCTTGGCTTGCAGCAGTGGATTGCCGGGCTGGCGCTTTGGATCGCGGGACACACGCTCGCGGTCTTTGCCGCAAGACGCGATCCGGACTTCGCGGGCGTGCTTGTCCGTCATCTTCGTCAGAAGGGTTGGTTTGGATGCTGA
- a CDS encoding TrbC/VirB2 family protein: MRNKLRVCSSAALVFLLTAQAHAAGSGMPWEQPLQQILESVQGPVAKIIAVIIIITTGLTLAFGDTAGGFRRLIQIVFGLSIAFAASSFFLSFFSFGGGALV; this comes from the coding sequence ATGCGCAATAAGCTTCGCGTTTGTTCGTCAGCCGCGCTCGTGTTTCTTCTCACAGCCCAGGCTCATGCGGCTGGCTCCGGGATGCCTTGGGAACAGCCGCTGCAGCAGATCCTGGAGTCGGTGCAGGGACCGGTCGCCAAGATCATCGCGGTGATCATCATCATCACCACCGGCCTGACGCTTGCCTTCGGTGACACGGCAGGCGGCTTCCGCAGGCTGATCCAGATCGTCTTCGGCCTGTCGATCGCCTTCGCGGCATCGAGCTTTTTCCTCTCCTTCTTCTCCTTCGGCGGCGGAGCGCTCGTCTGA
- the trbB gene encoding P-type conjugative transfer ATPase TrbB, whose translation MSSHPEADHRRRAMLRTAMGPAITEALAEPSVIEVMVNPDGALRLDRLGEGRVNTGVHMHPSEAERIIRLVASHVRVEAHADNPIVSAELPSGERFEGLLPPVVLAPCFAIRKPAAKLYTLADYVADRIMLPLQVDALKRAVRERRNILVAGGTSSGKTTLANALLAEVAKCDERVILLEDTRELQCAARDCVALRTRRGSVTLADLVRSTLRLRPDRIIVGEVRGAEALDMLKAWNTGHPGGIATVHANSARAALYRIEQLAQEAVVTVPRRLIADAVDLIVFIAGRGSSRRIEAIAEVGGLDGSGDYAVTQLTLPQLQQF comes from the coding sequence ATGAGTTCTCATCCGGAAGCCGACCATCGCCGCCGTGCCATGCTGCGCACTGCCATGGGGCCGGCGATCACCGAAGCCCTTGCCGAACCATCCGTCATCGAGGTGATGGTCAATCCCGACGGTGCACTGCGGCTCGACCGGCTGGGCGAGGGTCGAGTCAATACGGGCGTGCATATGCACCCTTCCGAGGCGGAACGCATCATCCGCCTGGTCGCCTCCCATGTGCGGGTCGAGGCGCATGCGGACAATCCGATTGTCAGTGCCGAACTGCCGTCGGGCGAGCGCTTCGAGGGCCTGCTGCCGCCGGTCGTGCTCGCCCCATGTTTTGCCATCCGTAAACCAGCGGCAAAGCTCTACACGCTGGCCGACTATGTCGCGGACCGAATCATGCTGCCGCTGCAGGTCGATGCGCTCAAGAGGGCCGTTCGCGAACGGCGCAACATCCTGGTCGCCGGCGGCACGTCTTCGGGCAAGACAACGCTTGCCAATGCGCTGCTGGCGGAGGTCGCAAAATGTGACGAGCGGGTGATCCTGCTCGAGGACACGCGCGAACTGCAATGCGCAGCGAGAGATTGCGTTGCCTTGAGGACGAGGCGGGGTTCGGTCACACTCGCCGATCTGGTGCGCTCAACGCTGCGGCTCCGACCCGACCGCATCATTGTCGGCGAAGTCCGGGGCGCGGAAGCACTCGACATGCTGAAGGCATGGAATACCGGGCACCCCGGCGGCATCGCCACGGTCCACGCCAATTCGGCCCGCGCCGCCCTCTACCGTATCGAGCAGCTCGCACAGGAAGCAGTTGTCACCGTTCCGCGCCGCCTCATCGCCGATGCCGTCGACCTGATCGTGTTCATCGCGGGGCGCGGCTCGTCGCGTCGCATTGAGGCTATCGCCGAGGTCGGTGGCCTCGACGGCAGCGGCGATTACGCCGTCACCCAACTCACGCTCCCGCAACTTCAGCAATTTTGA
- a CDS encoding CopG family transcriptional regulator: MKPHRIRHQFLLEPELSEKLEKLSRNPSTTKSAVVAKAVEALIERRGENELDQRYGKRLDRLSRDVGHVRRDVEMILESLALFIRFSITLHAHTPVPDKATQAIAQERFDKFVEQVGRQIASGKRSLVSDNSGEGEQ, translated from the coding sequence ATGAAGCCGCACCGCATTCGTCATCAGTTTCTGCTTGAGCCCGAATTGAGCGAGAAGCTGGAGAAGCTCAGCCGCAATCCCTCGACGACCAAATCAGCGGTCGTGGCGAAGGCGGTCGAGGCCCTTATCGAGCGGCGTGGGGAGAATGAACTCGACCAGCGCTACGGCAAGAGGCTCGACCGTCTTTCCCGGGACGTCGGACATGTCAGGCGCGATGTCGAGATGATCTTGGAGAGCCTGGCGCTCTTCATCCGCTTTTCGATCACGCTTCATGCTCACACCCCGGTGCCGGACAAGGCGACGCAAGCGATTGCCCAAGAGCGCTTCGATAAATTCGTCGAGCAGGTCGGCCGCCAGATCGCTTCCGGGAAACGGTCGCTTGTTAGCGACAATAGCGGGGAAGGGGAACAATGA
- a CDS encoding conjugal transfer protein TraG, with protein sequence MTPTKLLIGQIAVVFAIVILGVWAATQWCAHMLGHQSPLGAPWLVAAGWPIYEPWKLFEWWFQFDAYAPEVFDKAGALAGASGFMGCAAAIAGSLWRARQLGSVTTYGSSRWAATQEIETAGLFQPAGVFLGKLKDRYLRHDGPEHVMAFAPTRSGKGVGLVVPTLLSWTGSAVIHDIKGENWQLTSGWRSKFSYCLLFNPTDPRSARYNPLLEVRKGPDEVRDVQNIADILVDPEGALERRSHWEKTSHSLLVGAILHVLYAEEEKTLARVATFLSDPQRSFAATLRRMMTTNHLGAADKPQVHPVVASAAREVLNKSENERSGVLSTAMSFLGLYRDPTVAAATSACDWRIADLLDAERPTSLYLVVPPSDISRTKPLVRLVLNQIGRRLTERLEGDPKKSRRHQLLMMLDEFPALGRLDFFETALAFMAGYGIRAYLIAQSLNQISKAYGENNAILDNCHVRIAFSSNDERTAKRISDALGTATELRSMRNYAGHRLAPWLSHVMVSRQETARPLLTPGEVMQLPQTDELVLVSGLPPIRAKKLRYYQDQNFTERVLPSPVLRNGAYADRPMSRTDDWSGQVRGVDLRLGADDESAGAAIDDDGGVQQQRHPGLPEEQTVTAQAPDQGDLFKPIDDDSEVVADKRVMDRISTAARVYGINEGMGDDKDIVPGF encoded by the coding sequence ATGACGCCTACGAAGTTGCTGATTGGGCAGATCGCCGTCGTGTTCGCAATCGTCATACTCGGCGTATGGGCGGCCACGCAGTGGTGCGCCCACATGCTGGGCCATCAGTCGCCACTCGGCGCGCCATGGTTAGTCGCGGCTGGCTGGCCGATCTACGAGCCGTGGAAACTGTTCGAATGGTGGTTCCAGTTTGACGCCTATGCGCCCGAGGTCTTTGATAAGGCCGGTGCGCTTGCCGGCGCCAGTGGGTTCATGGGCTGTGCCGCCGCGATCGCCGGCTCGCTCTGGCGCGCGCGACAACTCGGGTCGGTCACCACCTATGGGTCGTCAAGGTGGGCCGCAACGCAGGAGATTGAGACGGCAGGGCTGTTTCAGCCGGCTGGCGTATTCCTAGGCAAGCTGAAGGATCGCTATCTGCGCCATGACGGGCCCGAGCATGTCATGGCCTTTGCCCCAACACGATCAGGCAAGGGCGTGGGACTGGTTGTTCCAACGCTTCTGTCCTGGACCGGCTCGGCTGTCATTCACGACATCAAAGGCGAGAACTGGCAGTTGACGTCCGGCTGGCGGTCGAAGTTCTCCTACTGTCTTCTGTTCAATCCGACCGATCCGAGGTCGGCTCGCTACAACCCGCTGCTGGAGGTACGAAAAGGTCCAGACGAGGTCCGCGACGTCCAGAATATCGCGGACATTCTGGTAGATCCGGAAGGCGCGCTGGAACGGCGAAGCCACTGGGAGAAAACCAGTCACTCACTCTTGGTCGGCGCCATTTTGCATGTGCTCTACGCCGAAGAGGAAAAGACGCTCGCTCGGGTCGCCACCTTCCTGTCGGACCCTCAACGCTCGTTTGCCGCGACACTGCGGCGGATGATGACGACCAACCATCTCGGTGCGGCGGATAAGCCCCAGGTCCATCCTGTCGTGGCCTCGGCAGCTCGCGAGGTATTGAACAAGTCGGAGAACGAGCGTTCAGGCGTTCTTTCGACCGCCATGTCGTTTCTCGGCCTCTATCGCGATCCCACGGTGGCGGCAGCGACATCAGCCTGCGACTGGCGCATTGCCGACCTCCTCGATGCCGAGCGACCGACGTCACTCTATCTGGTCGTGCCGCCATCCGACATCTCGCGCACAAAGCCGCTGGTGCGACTGGTGCTCAATCAGATCGGCAGGCGCCTGACGGAGCGCCTGGAGGGTGATCCAAAAAAGAGCCGGAGGCATCAACTACTCATGATGCTGGACGAGTTTCCGGCACTCGGTCGCCTTGACTTCTTCGAGACCGCGCTCGCCTTCATGGCCGGTTACGGCATCCGCGCCTATCTGATCGCGCAATCCTTGAATCAGATCTCGAAAGCTTATGGCGAAAACAACGCCATTCTCGACAATTGCCATGTGCGGATTGCCTTTTCCTCCAATGACGAGCGCACGGCCAAGCGCATCTCGGACGCACTTGGCACGGCGACGGAACTCAGATCCATGCGCAACTATGCCGGCCATCGGTTGGCGCCCTGGCTCTCGCACGTCATGGTAAGCCGCCAGGAGACCGCCCGGCCACTACTGACGCCAGGCGAGGTGATGCAGCTGCCGCAAACTGATGAACTGGTGTTGGTTTCGGGGTTGCCGCCGATCCGCGCGAAGAAGCTGCGCTACTATCAGGATCAGAATTTCACGGAGCGGGTGTTGCCTTCGCCGGTGCTGCGAAACGGTGCCTATGCGGACCGGCCTATGTCGCGCACCGATGATTGGAGCGGACAGGTGCGCGGCGTCGACCTCCGTCTTGGTGCCGACGATGAAAGCGCCGGCGCAGCGATCGACGACGACGGCGGTGTCCAGCAGCAGCGTCATCCAGGCCTCCCCGAAGAACAAACTGTCACTGCCCAAGCGCCTGATCAGGGCGACCTGTTCAAGCCCATCGACGATGATAGCGAGGTGGTCGCCGACAAGCGCGTCATGGATCGGATTTCCACCGCGGCGCGCGTCTATGGCATCAATGAAGGAATGGGCGACGACAAGGACATCGTGCCCGGCTTCTGA